One window of the Colletotrichum lupini chromosome 9, complete sequence genome contains the following:
- a CDS encoding ketopantoate hydroxymethyltransferase: MTAHDFPSAHVADHAGMDIILVGDSLAMVALGMEDTSEVVVEEMLLHCRSVARATKSAFTVGDLPMGSYEIAPEQALETAIRFVKEGRVQGVKLEGGKEMAPTIQKITSAGIPVLAHVGLTPQRQNALGGFRVQGKTSDGALRLLEDALAVQEAGAFAMVIEAVPAEVAALVTEKLSVPTIGIGAGNGCSGQVLVQVDMTGNFPPGRFLPKFVKKYGDVWSESLRAIETYRDEVKSRQYPAPEHTYPISKEALDEFTSALENL; encoded by the exons ATGACTGCACACGACTTCCCCAGTGCCCACGTTGCCGACCATGCCGGCATGGATATTATCCTTGTGGGCGACAGCTTGGCCATGGTTGCGCTTGGTATGGAAGACACGAGCGAAGTTGTGGTAGAAGAAATGCTGCTTCATTGCCGCTCTGTCGCAAGAGCCACCAAGTCCGCATTTACT GTTGGTGATTTACCCATGGGCAGCTATGAAATAGCTCCGGAACAGGCTCTGGAAACTGCCATCCGCTTCGTCAAAGAGGGCCGCGTGCAAGGCGTGAAGCTCGAGGGTGGCAAGGAGATGGCTCCCACAATCCAGAAGATCACGTCCGCGGGCATCCCCGTTCTCGCGCACGTGGGACTGACACCGCAACGGCAGAACGCCCTTGGCGGCTTCAGAGTGCAAGGCAAGACTTCCGACGGGGCCCTGAGGCTTCTTGAGGATGCACTCGCCGTACAAGAGGCCGGTGCTTTCGCCATGGTCATCGAGGCTGTTCCCGCTGAAGTCGCAGCACTTGTCACGGAAAAGCTCTCTGTCCCAACCATTGGCATTGGCGCCGGCAATGGCTGCTCCGGCCAGGTCTTGGTGCAAGTCGACATGACCGGAAACTTCCCTCCCGGCCGATTCCTGCCAAAGTTCGTCAAGAAGTACGGCGACGTCTGGAGCGAGAGTCTTCGTGCTATCGAGACCTATCGGGACGAGGTGAAGAGCCGACAGTATCCTGCACCCGAGCACACCTATCCCATCTCCAAGGAGGCGCTTGACGAATTTACCAGCGCTTTGGAAAATTTGTAA
- a CDS encoding ubiquitin-conjugating enzyme, whose translation MSSPRRRIETDVMKLMSDYEVTLVNDNTPFEGGVWKVHVELPDQYPYKSPSIGFVNRIFHPNIDELSGSVCLDVINQTWSPMFDMINIFEVFLPQLLRYPNPTDPLNGEAAALMIREPKSYDAKVKEYVQKYASKDAADEAGAESEDDDDMSSVGSFGDDDEEPAGRLDDV comes from the exons ATGAGCAGCCCACGCAGAAGAATCGAGACTGAT GTCATGAA GTTGATGAGTGACTATGAGGTTACTCTGGTGAACGACAACA CTCCATTCGAAGGCGGCGTCTGGAAGGTCCATGTCGAGCTTCCTGACCAGTACCCCTATAAGTCACCGAGTATCGGATTCGTGAATCGCATTTTCCACCCCAACATCGACGAGCT GTCGGGCTCCGTCTGCCTGGATGTCATCAACCAGACTTGGTCGCCCATGTTCGACATGATCAACATCTTCGAGGTCTTCTTGCCCCAACTTCTTCGATACCCGAACCCGACGGACCCCCTGAACGGCGAGGCGGCTGCCCTGATGATAAGAGAACCCAAGAGCTACGACGCTAAGGTCAAGG AGTACGTCCAAAAGTACGCAAGTAAAGATGCTGCCGACGAAGCCGGCGCCGAGagcgaagacgacgacgacatgTCGTCCGTTGGCAGTTTCGgcgacgatgatgaggaaCCCGCCGGCCGCCTTGACGATGTATGA
- a CDS encoding fungal specific transcription factor domain-containing protein translates to MSNPSAVTRTAPIAIAPKPPRRQNSYLQEAFTNLELFRGGSMPGREIAESVGSYTTRSLSPCESCQRSRVKCIVSEDEDSCIPCQASGSDCSLLNSPQPRKRKLNGDFDDSGKRSSPARADIRRRRQHQPSLSSTTGSSSFLEDMANVGGPTLLKRTLGLQNDRYSQYIGPTTDFEPSLINLSPFNPQDESLLARGTLRKVSDDDTFLLLPDSNTPGHEHILEDIEEIEGLVRPHGRKLVDLYFRIVHPAFPIIQKTVFLEKYERSYREFSPCLLAAVYLFAINWWEHDEELAQVPRPNIPNLERMIRTTLADAIYRPKLSTIQAGLLLSQRPEGDQWAPTAQLVATAQELGLHLDCTHWKIPPWEKGLRKRLAWALYMQDKWGSLVHGRPSHIFSTNWGVQPLTDHDFPDVEWDEKDVEEKLDIERGRTLFGQMVQLSQILAEILDTFYSLQAMQNVTNAGGQGTHLVLGMAKPIQLKLKEWYASLPAAIRMDSTYSSISAPPGRLSSIGYLHLAYFAAEITLHRRIIRSLEATGSAVDSYVQHICRSAAKTRLISAMDFVNRLNTSHLRSFWYFASKTNFALIGTFGSLLWATSPGREEADWYRRRLGEYRWTLSVSSKPGEGKGLTMFAMTMLDISTGLLKKLPEKPSMSRSGSVVDIGLGSISSSFANNGLLSLGQSAPATMSLGGFSGLPSADVSNAQSPLSVDSSDDEMYETFAPTSGMAGLAE, encoded by the exons ATGTCCAACCCAAGTGCCGTCACCAGGACGGCTCCCATCGCCATTGCACCAAAACCTCCCCGCCGCCAGAACTCTTATCTGCAAGAGGCATTCACGAACCTCGAACTTTTCCGCGGCGGCAGCATGCCTGGACGGGAAATCGCAGAGTCTGTTGGCTCATATACCACACGTTCACTCAGCCCATGCGAATCCTGCCAACGATCTAGGGTCAAGTGTATCGTGAGCGAAGACGAAGATAGCTGCATACCTTGCCAGGCTAGCGGATCCGATTGTTCCTTGCTCAACAGCCCCCAGCCAAGGAAACGCAAGCTGAACGGTGACTTTGACGACAGTGGTAAAAGAAG TTCACCAGCTAGAGCCGATATCAGAAGGCGAAGGCAACATCAACCAAGCCTCTCCAGCACCACGGGAAGCAGCTCTTTTCTTGAAGACATGGCGAATGTCGGAGGCCCGACTCTGCTCAAGCGGACGCTGGGTCTCCAAAATGATCGCTACAGCCAGTACATAGGCCCGACGACCGACTTCGAGCCTTCTCTCATCAACCTGTCACCATTTAACCCTCAAGATGAGAGTCTACTGGCGCGCGGCACTCTGCGGAAGGTCAGTGACGATGACACGTTCCTGCTACTACCAGATTCCAACACCCCCGGCCACGAGCATATCCTCGAGGATATCGAGGAGATTGAGGGTCTCGTGCGGCCACATGGTCGCAAACTAGTAGACTTGTACTTCCGCATCGTTCACCCCGCCTTCCCGATTATTCAGAAGACCGTCTTCCTTGAAAAGTACGAGCGCAGTTACCGCGAATTTTCGCCTTGTCTACTAGCTGCTGTTTACCTGTTTGCCATCAACTGGTGGGAGCACGATGAAGAGCTCGCGCAAGTCCCTCGACCCAACATTCCCAACCTCGAGCGGATGATCCGGACAACTCTTGCCGACGCAATTTATCGCCCGAAATTGTCCACCATCCAGGCCGGTCTCCTTCTCTCCCAGCGACCCGAAGGCGACCAGTGGGCTCCGACTGCTCAGCTCGTCGCCACCGCCCAGGAACTTGGCCTTCACCTCGACTGTACGCACTGGAAAATCCCACCTTGGGAGAAGGGATTGCGGAAACGCCTCGCCTGGGCTTTGTATATGCAGGACAAATGGGGTTCGCTCGTTCATGGGCGGCCTTCGCACATTTTCTCCACCAACTGGGGTGTCCAACCGCTTACGGATCATGACTTTCCCGATGTCGAGTGGGACGAGAAGGACGTGGAGGAGAAATTGGATATCGAACGCGGTCGTACATTGTTTGGTCAAATGGTACAATTGTCGCAGATTCTTGCCGAGATTCTCGATACCTTCTATTCATTGCAGGCCATGCAAAACGTCACCAACGCCGGTGGACAAGGCACGCATCTGGTTTTGGGCATGGCGAAGCCCATACAACTGAAGCTCAAGGAATGGTATGCCAGTTTGCCAGCGGCCATTCGCATGGACAGCACGTATTCGTCAATCTCTGCCCCGCCAGGTCGTTTGTCAAGCATCGGATATCTTCACCTTGCTTACTTCGCCGCCGAAATCACATTGCATCGCCGTATCATTCGTTCGCTCGAAGCCACCGGGTCGGCTGTCGATTCCTATGTTCAGCACATTTGCCGAAGCGCGGCCAAGACTCGTCTTATTTCCGCAATGGATTTTGTCAACCGTTTGAACACCTCGCACCTTCGCTCCTTCTGGTACTTTGCGTCCAAGACCAACTTTGCCCTCATCGGCACATTTGGTTCGCTTCTGTGGGCGACATCCCCAGGACGAGAGGAAGCCGATTGGTACCGTAGGCGCTTGGGCGAATACCGCTGGACGTTATCCGTGAGCTCGAAGCCTGGCGAAGGCAAAGGTCTCACCATGTTTGCCATGACGATGCTCGATATTTCGACAGGCCTGCTCAAGAAACTTCCTGAGAAGCCTTCAATGAGCCGCAGCGGAAGTGTGGTGGATATCGGACTTGGAAGCATTAGTAGCAGCTTTGCTAACAATGGCTTGCTTTCTCTTGGACAGAGCGCGCCAGCAACGATGAGTCTAGGAGGATTTAGCGGACTGCCAAGCGCCGATGTGAGCAATGCTCAGAGCCCCCTCAGTGTGGACAGCAGCGATGACGAGATGTACGAGACATTCGCCCCGACGTCGGGTATGGCAGGCTTGGCCGAATGA